Proteins co-encoded in one Caulobacter rhizosphaerae genomic window:
- a CDS encoding ABC transporter permease, protein MFATILTLAMRSILRHKLRSFLTTLGIIIGVAAVVTMVTLGQATTASVQKSIANLGTNILQVRPGQGFGRGGGAARPADFKPSDLVAIRDQVAGVSAVAAQAQASGAAIHDGANWSTTITGTTNGYFDVQPWALAEGRYFSPAEEAAGRSVCILGATVNKNVFRGETPVGARMRIGNVSCEVIGLLSARGQGGFGDQDDVVIMPLKTVQRRFTGSTDLKLILVGVDKAYSTASVQASIEDLLRERRNIANGKDDDFFILDTKQISDTFTGVTKLLTSIVTAVAAISLVVGGIGIMNIMLVSVTERTREIGIRLAIGALAGEVLMQFLVEAVALSCLGGLMGLLLAQAAVAALAPLMKVSWIFVPQINLIAFGVSGLIGVLFGYVPARRAAALNPIDALRHE, encoded by the coding sequence ATGTTCGCAACCATCCTAACCCTGGCGATGCGATCGATCCTTCGCCACAAGCTGCGGTCCTTCCTGACGACGTTGGGCATCATCATCGGTGTGGCCGCGGTCGTGACGATGGTCACGCTGGGGCAAGCCACGACCGCGTCGGTGCAAAAATCCATCGCCAATCTAGGGACGAATATCCTGCAGGTTCGACCCGGCCAGGGTTTTGGCCGGGGAGGGGGCGCGGCGCGACCGGCCGACTTCAAGCCGAGTGATCTGGTCGCGATCCGCGACCAGGTCGCGGGCGTCTCGGCCGTGGCCGCGCAGGCCCAGGCGAGCGGAGCGGCGATCCATGACGGCGCCAACTGGTCCACGACCATAACCGGCACGACCAATGGCTATTTCGACGTCCAGCCCTGGGCGCTGGCGGAAGGTCGCTACTTCAGCCCGGCCGAGGAAGCCGCCGGGCGATCAGTCTGCATTCTGGGCGCCACCGTCAACAAGAACGTCTTTCGAGGCGAGACGCCGGTCGGCGCCCGAATGCGGATCGGCAATGTCTCGTGCGAGGTGATCGGCCTGTTGTCGGCGCGCGGGCAGGGCGGTTTTGGCGACCAGGACGACGTGGTGATCATGCCGCTCAAGACCGTTCAGCGACGCTTCACCGGCTCGACCGATCTGAAGCTGATCCTCGTGGGCGTCGACAAGGCCTATTCCACCGCGTCCGTGCAGGCCTCCATTGAGGATCTGCTGCGCGAGCGGCGCAATATCGCCAACGGCAAGGACGACGACTTCTTCATCCTGGACACCAAGCAGATCAGCGACACCTTCACCGGGGTGACCAAGCTTCTGACGAGCATCGTCACGGCCGTGGCCGCCATTTCCCTGGTGGTCGGCGGCATCGGCATCATGAACATCATGCTGGTGTCGGTCACCGAGCGTACGCGCGAGATCGGCATCCGGCTGGCCATCGGCGCCTTGGCCGGCGAGGTTCTGATGCAGTTCCTGGTCGAGGCCGTGGCGCTCTCGTGCTTGGGAGGGCTGATGGGCCTGTTGCTGGCCCAGGCGGCCGTGGCGGCCTTGGCGCCGTTGATGAAGGTCAGCTGGATCTTCGTGCCGCAGATCAATCTCATCGCGTTCGGCGTCTCGGGCCTGATCGGCGTCCTGTTTGGCTATGTTCCGGCCCGGCGCGCTGCGGCGCTCAACCCGATCGACGCTCTGCGCCACGAATAA
- a CDS encoding beta-glucosidase family protein gives MSHRRCALAVALPAVALLSAASVARSAPETDVVRARALVSKMTLEEKLAVIRGDAEPTATYQGQAGYLAGVPRLGIPALRFADGPPGVLTRIPSSSLTATMGLAATFSREDARLNGVIIADEANRLGVDVALQPFVNIDRDLNFGRAYNTYGEDPVLSGVVGAELIKGIQSRGVMAQVKHYIGYDTEAADVTIDDQALHEVYLEPFDAAVKAGVSSVMCAYNRINGPYACGNKHLLIDVLRGQMNFTGFVTSDWGAIHDYDYFTKGMDMEMGGRSPHNSPFKGLGFVYSELTPAAPPVSPPASMYAEFANIMTHPMPEEPTAKPITPAATEDNKYRNLADALKDGAVTTATIDRAATRVLTQMSRFGYLDGSRARLIKTNSGVDIAETIRKTSEDAAVLLKNDGGVLPLVPQKGSIVLIGPTAQQVASIGRSGERAVGIVARQVGPYDALRKTVPGADIRLAVANDLTGSPVPAAVLTQDGTQPGLNHTAGEARVGLDGQIDFTGARALPAGSSHVWEGVITVPSAGRYILAVQTLGARGRLEVDGARVASTSGVVGGLHGDIVQAGQDDAMPTIDGLNNARGAVELSAGPHKLRFRAVADGSGAPVQVRLNWVTPEAQARTRADAIAAAKAAHTAVVFAWSRDKPTFQLPGDQDQFIAEIAAANPNTVVVLNTSQPVAMPWLDQVKGVVQMWWPGDEGGWSTANVLVGRKNPAGRLPFTWAKQLEDYANNDPAHPERAGHDGKAIFSEGLDVGYRWFDRTGKAPLYPFGHGLSYTRFAYSNLSLSRTKNGGYDVSFTIKNVGAVGGEEVPQVYLSAPEVAPGGVQFAVNALAGFDRVYLGFAQSKRVTIHLDRRRMQYWSQAKQAWIDAPATRTVSVGGSARDLKLRAKIQ, from the coding sequence ATGTCTCACCGTCGTTGCGCGCTAGCTGTCGCCCTGCCGGCCGTCGCCCTTCTGTCCGCGGCCAGCGTGGCGCGCTCGGCGCCCGAGACCGATGTCGTCCGCGCGCGGGCCCTGGTCTCCAAGATGACCCTGGAGGAGAAGCTGGCGGTAATCCGTGGCGACGCGGAGCCGACGGCCACCTATCAGGGTCAGGCCGGATACCTTGCCGGCGTGCCGCGACTTGGGATCCCCGCGCTGCGTTTCGCCGATGGCCCTCCGGGCGTCCTCACGCGTATCCCCTCCAGCTCGCTCACCGCGACCATGGGCCTGGCCGCCACCTTCAGCCGCGAGGACGCCCGTCTGAACGGGGTGATCATCGCCGATGAAGCCAACCGGCTGGGCGTGGACGTCGCCCTGCAGCCCTTCGTCAACATCGACCGCGATCTCAACTTCGGGCGCGCCTATAACACCTACGGTGAAGACCCGGTCCTGAGCGGTGTGGTGGGCGCCGAGCTCATCAAGGGCATCCAGTCCCGTGGGGTGATGGCCCAGGTCAAGCACTACATCGGTTACGACACCGAGGCCGCCGACGTGACGATCGACGACCAGGCCCTGCATGAGGTCTATCTCGAACCCTTCGACGCGGCGGTGAAGGCCGGCGTCTCCTCGGTGATGTGCGCCTACAATCGGATCAACGGGCCCTATGCTTGCGGCAACAAGCATCTTCTGATCGACGTGCTTCGGGGTCAGATGAACTTTACCGGCTTCGTGACCTCCGATTGGGGCGCGATCCACGACTATGACTATTTCACCAAGGGCATGGACATGGAGATGGGCGGGCGCTCCCCGCACAACAGTCCCTTCAAGGGGCTGGGCTTTGTCTACTCCGAGCTGACGCCGGCGGCGCCGCCCGTGTCGCCGCCGGCGAGCATGTACGCCGAGTTCGCCAACATCATGACCCATCCGATGCCGGAGGAGCCGACCGCCAAGCCAATCACGCCCGCCGCGACGGAAGACAACAAATACCGCAACCTCGCCGATGCGCTCAAGGATGGCGCCGTGACCACGGCGACGATCGACCGGGCGGCCACCCGCGTCCTGACCCAGATGTCGCGCTTTGGATATCTCGATGGCAGTCGCGCGCGGCTGATCAAGACCAACTCCGGCGTCGACATCGCCGAGACGATCCGCAAGACCAGCGAAGACGCTGCGGTGCTTTTGAAAAACGACGGCGGCGTCTTGCCGCTCGTGCCGCAGAAGGGGTCCATCGTCCTGATCGGACCCACGGCCCAACAGGTCGCCTCGATCGGCCGGTCGGGCGAGCGGGCGGTCGGGATCGTCGCACGGCAAGTCGGCCCGTACGACGCCCTGCGCAAGACGGTTCCTGGCGCGGACATCCGCCTGGCTGTCGCCAACGACCTGACCGGCAGCCCGGTGCCCGCGGCGGTTCTCACCCAGGACGGGACGCAACCGGGCCTGAACCACACGGCGGGCGAGGCCCGGGTCGGGCTCGATGGTCAGATCGATTTCACCGGCGCTCGGGCGCTGCCGGCCGGCAGCAGCCATGTCTGGGAGGGCGTGATCACCGTCCCCTCGGCCGGCCGCTACATCCTGGCGGTGCAGACCTTGGGCGCGCGGGGACGGCTCGAAGTCGACGGCGCCAGGGTCGCCTCGACGAGCGGCGTGGTGGGCGGGCTGCATGGCGACATCGTGCAGGCCGGTCAGGACGACGCCATGCCGACCATCGATGGCCTCAACAACGCCCGGGGCGCGGTCGAGCTCTCCGCCGGGCCGCACAAGTTGCGCTTCCGAGCCGTCGCTGACGGGTCCGGCGCGCCGGTTCAGGTGCGGCTCAATTGGGTGACCCCGGAAGCCCAGGCACGGACGCGGGCCGACGCCATCGCCGCCGCGAAGGCCGCCCACACGGCGGTCGTGTTCGCCTGGAGCCGAGACAAGCCGACGTTCCAGCTTCCAGGCGACCAGGACCAGTTCATCGCGGAGATCGCCGCGGCCAATCCCAACACCGTGGTGGTTCTCAACACCAGCCAGCCCGTGGCCATGCCGTGGCTGGATCAGGTTAAGGGTGTCGTGCAGATGTGGTGGCCCGGCGACGAGGGCGGCTGGTCGACGGCCAACGTCTTGGTCGGACGCAAGAACCCGGCCGGTCGTCTGCCCTTTACCTGGGCCAAGCAACTGGAAGACTACGCCAACAACGATCCGGCTCACCCCGAAAGGGCCGGGCATGACGGCAAGGCGATCTTCAGCGAAGGTCTCGACGTGGGTTACCGCTGGTTCGATCGCACCGGCAAGGCTCCGCTCTATCCGTTCGGTCATGGCCTCAGCTATACCCGTTTCGCCTATTCCAATCTGTCGCTGTCGCGGACCAAGAACGGCGGCTACGATGTGTCGTTCACGATCAAGAACGTCGGGGCCGTGGGCGGCGAGGAAGTGCCCCAGGTCTATCTCTCCGCGCCGGAAGTCGCGCCCGGGGGCGTGCAGTTCGCCGTCAACGCGTTGGCGGGCTTCGATCGCGTGTATCTGGGCTTCGCGCAAAGCAAGCGTGTGACGATCCACCTGGATCGCCGGCGCATGCAGTACTGGTCGCAGGCCAAGCAGGCCTGGATCGATGCCCCGGCGACACGGACCGTCTCGGTCGGTGGGTCCGCGCGCGATCTCAAGCTGCGAGCCAAGATCCAGTAG
- a CDS encoding ABC transporter ATP-binding protein: protein MESLPLIRLRGVTKTYGQGATAYQALKGVDLDIAQGDFVAVMGASGSGKSTTMNILGCLDVPSGGEFLFRGHAVDRLDRDQRALLRRKYLGFVFQGFNLLARTTALENVELPLLYRGEPARLRRQAAMAALEKVGLDRWWDHTPAELSGGQQQRVAIARAIVTQPDVLLADEPTGNLDSERSVEIMELLSSLNRDSAITVLMVTHEPDMAQYARTIVRFRDGLVERVEHAHQSGQAVS from the coding sequence ATGGAGTCTCTCCCCCTGATCAGACTACGCGGCGTGACCAAGACCTACGGTCAGGGCGCGACGGCCTACCAGGCGCTCAAGGGCGTGGATCTGGACATCGCTCAAGGAGACTTCGTGGCGGTGATGGGGGCGTCGGGCTCGGGCAAGTCCACCACCATGAACATCTTGGGCTGTCTGGATGTGCCCTCGGGTGGCGAGTTTCTGTTCCGCGGCCACGCCGTCGATCGACTTGATCGTGACCAGCGCGCCCTGCTGCGGCGCAAGTATTTGGGCTTCGTTTTCCAGGGCTTCAATCTGTTGGCGCGCACGACGGCGCTCGAAAACGTGGAACTGCCGCTGCTTTACCGCGGCGAGCCGGCCAGGCTTCGCCGCCAAGCGGCCATGGCGGCGCTGGAGAAGGTGGGTCTGGATCGCTGGTGGGATCATACCCCGGCCGAGCTCTCGGGCGGCCAGCAGCAACGCGTGGCGATCGCGCGCGCCATCGTCACCCAGCCGGACGTCCTCCTGGCGGACGAGCCGACCGGCAATCTGGATTCGGAGCGGTCGGTCGAGATCATGGAACTGCTGTCCAGCCTTAACCGCGACAGCGCCATCACCGTCTTGATGGTGACCCACGAGCCGGACATGGCGCAGTACGCGCGCACGATCGTGCGGTTCAGGGACGGCCTGGTCGAACGGGTAGAGCACGCTCATCAATCTGGTCAAGCGGTGTCGTGA
- a CDS encoding DUF6351 family protein — translation MRPAERRGRGPGALRIFLACVAAALALAPTGVQASIRVLSSRADTVSGDNALLAVSLPKGTAPSQVRISLDGVDVTTAFTARGEAMIGLVEGLKPGKNTVTATTGRRTSRLSLVNHSRSGPIFSGPQQTPFFCETDQFKLPDGSLLGPAQDASCNAPTRVVYLYRSTAGGAFKVLPTDQTAPSDLATTTTLEGRTVNYIVRVEVGTINRAIYQMAVLFDPTRGERVGPTAPHPGWNGRAVYVFGGGVTSGYHQGTVLGEDALSDAMLSRGFGVMSSTLSVMGTVGSDVVSAETASMVKEHFIETYGAPTYVFGWGGSGGSMQQHLIANNYPGILDGIVPGTSFPDVYSLTMSEDCALMNRAFEGGKSTWTEEQKRAASGLNTWGTCGLWLRFFSPELMLARQAAPKFPGLRASNCHLIVPRELTYDRVNNPRGARCDIYSASRNSLGFDKSGATYRGFDNVGVQYGLQAYRQGAISAEQFVELNERVGGIDNDGEYRAARAVADPIGLRRMFEYGRINEGANLGTIPIIDIRPNTDRVAEIHDPVNSEVMRARLIRSNGDAANQVIVRGEADPTVPGAGTVSGSARMDLFALLKMDEWLSNMAKDGRGYTNARAKVLAARPTDLKTDVCFLKGWIRIDEASDIRNGGQCGPRLPYFSETRLTAGEPLTRDVLKCRLRPLRKSDYQGLTPAQAGRLKAVFPTGVCDYSKPSVGYAPLKTTWLSYPQPGVGAPMGPEPASVETGAARRR, via the coding sequence ATGCGGCCCGCCGAAAGGCGGGGTCGCGGCCCTGGGGCCCTGCGGATCTTCCTGGCCTGCGTCGCGGCGGCTCTGGCCCTGGCGCCAACAGGGGTCCAGGCGTCCATTCGGGTGCTGTCCAGCCGCGCGGACACGGTGAGCGGCGACAACGCGCTGCTCGCCGTCAGTCTGCCCAAGGGAACAGCGCCCTCGCAGGTGCGGATCAGCCTGGACGGCGTCGACGTCACGACGGCGTTCACGGCGCGGGGCGAGGCGATGATCGGGCTCGTGGAGGGTCTCAAGCCCGGAAAAAACACGGTCACCGCCACCACGGGCAGGCGCACCAGCCGGCTGTCGCTCGTCAACCACAGCCGCAGCGGTCCCATCTTTTCCGGCCCCCAGCAGACGCCCTTCTTCTGCGAGACCGACCAGTTCAAGCTGCCGGACGGCTCGTTGCTGGGCCCGGCGCAGGACGCCAGCTGCAACGCCCCGACCCGAGTGGTCTATCTGTATCGATCCACCGCCGGAGGCGCCTTCAAGGTCTTGCCGACGGACCAGACGGCGCCATCGGACCTGGCCACGACCACCACCTTGGAGGGGCGGACCGTCAACTATATCGTCCGGGTCGAGGTCGGGACCATCAACCGCGCGATCTATCAGATGGCGGTGTTGTTCGATCCGACGCGCGGTGAACGCGTGGGCCCGACAGCGCCGCATCCGGGCTGGAACGGTCGCGCTGTCTATGTCTTTGGCGGCGGCGTCACGTCCGGCTACCACCAAGGGACCGTGCTGGGCGAAGATGCGCTCAGCGACGCCATGCTGTCGCGGGGCTTTGGCGTGATGAGCTCCACGCTGAGCGTCATGGGAACGGTAGGCTCGGACGTCGTATCGGCCGAGACCGCCTCGATGGTGAAGGAGCATTTCATCGAGACCTACGGCGCGCCGACCTACGTCTTCGGCTGGGGCGGCTCTGGCGGTTCGATGCAGCAGCACCTCATCGCCAACAACTACCCGGGCATCCTTGACGGGATCGTGCCGGGAACCTCGTTTCCGGACGTCTATTCCCTGACCATGTCCGAAGACTGCGCGCTGATGAACCGCGCTTTCGAGGGCGGCAAGTCGACCTGGACGGAGGAGCAGAAGCGGGCGGCCTCGGGCCTCAACACCTGGGGAACGTGCGGCCTATGGTTACGCTTCTTCAGCCCCGAGCTGATGTTGGCGCGCCAGGCCGCGCCGAAGTTCCCGGGCCTCAGGGCCTCCAACTGCCACCTCATCGTGCCTCGCGAACTGACCTATGATCGGGTCAACAATCCCCGCGGCGCCCGCTGCGACATCTACTCCGCATCGCGCAATTCTCTGGGTTTCGACAAGTCGGGTGCGACCTATCGCGGCTTCGACAATGTCGGGGTGCAATACGGACTGCAGGCCTACCGTCAGGGCGCGATCTCCGCCGAGCAGTTCGTCGAGCTCAACGAACGGGTCGGCGGGATCGACAATGACGGCGAGTATCGCGCAGCGCGCGCCGTGGCCGACCCGATCGGCCTGCGTCGAATGTTCGAATACGGCCGCATCAACGAGGGGGCCAATCTCGGGACGATCCCCATCATCGATATTCGCCCCAATACCGATCGCGTCGCCGAGATCCACGACCCCGTCAATTCGGAGGTTATGCGCGCGCGCCTGATCCGCTCGAACGGCGACGCGGCCAACCAGGTGATCGTCCGGGGCGAGGCCGATCCGACGGTCCCGGGGGCCGGCACGGTTTCGGGGTCTGCTCGGATGGATCTGTTCGCCCTGCTGAAGATGGATGAATGGTTGTCCAACATGGCCAAGGACGGGCGCGGCTATACGAACGCGCGGGCCAAGGTCCTCGCCGCCCGGCCGACCGACCTCAAGACCGATGTCTGCTTCTTGAAGGGCTGGATTCGGATCGACGAAGCCTCCGACATCCGCAACGGCGGCCAGTGCGGGCCGCGTCTGCCCTATTTCAGCGAGACCCGGCTCACGGCCGGCGAACCACTGACCCGGGACGTCCTGAAGTGTCGGCTGCGCCCCTTGCGCAAGTCCGACTACCAAGGTCTGACCCCGGCGCAGGCCGGCCGGCTGAAGGCCGTCTTCCCGACCGGCGTCTGCGACTATTCAAAGCCTAGCGTGGGGTACGCGCCGCTGAAGACGACCTGGCTCTCCTATCCCCAGCCCGGCGTGGGCGCGCCCATGGGGCCGGAGCCAGCCAGCGTCGAGACCGGCGCGGCCCGGCGGCGGTGA
- a CDS encoding glycoside hydrolase family 2 TIM barrel-domain containing protein, producing MTSHCFDKHGIDRRTALLAGAGLAALITLPAGPTYGANASSRRTMPFDDNWLFLRGEAPGGEQPSFDHHLWRPVHLPHDWSIEDLPGAPKTTGDWTPAVANWTVKPSTKGILERISSVTLPPTDGAPVLVGPFDPVASGPSPMMRAYTVGGTGWYRKVFTPPPIGRDDRIELCFDGASVECEVWLNGEKIGANRYAYAAFSFDITSRLKSGPNVLAVRVVNQGATTRWYAGSGLNRHVWLTLTGPVRISPWGVAVSTPKVDAASATVEVVVDLESHLATAAEVRILATVRDAAGRVAGHGQGVLSLAPAAKSEHRLTIDLPRPRLWHPETPNLYAVEISVLSQGRTTDAATTRFGVRTIEVSAQQGLRLNGRPVKLKGACIHADHGILGTASFDRAERRKAEILKRFGYNAVRLGHQMFPQAFLDACDELGLIVVDEVFDAWEEHKTPEDHAKYFKADWRTDLTRMIRQDRNHPSVVFWSIGNEIPEREKPRGAEIAAQLRDLVLSLDRSRPITAGINGPTGKPGEVARRSIDVVGYNYQLKDHLADHAAYPDMVIMSTEQYAADIHDGWRMTQANPWMLGEFVWSGIDYLGEVGVGGSDLRPTTETPPKRGDFLIFQWEYPAFISGCGEIDILGRRKPQGLYRDVLWENSKLEMLVQRPTPQGTFERLGPWSWPDELESWTWPDHVGESMTVRVYSLGDEVRLLLNGKEVARKPVLTPQDRLTASFEAPYAPGQLTAVAYRQGREVARKTLQTVGPPAKVRLWAESARITASPNDLAYVFAEIQDDEGRRVPDAQVPLTFSIEGQGAIRATGSANPRGVKSFSDPRTLTFHGEALAIVQPNGQRGQALVRVASPDLKGDALTVRVG from the coding sequence ATGACCAGCCATTGCTTCGATAAGCACGGGATCGACCGCCGCACCGCGCTGCTCGCCGGCGCCGGCTTAGCCGCCCTCATCACCCTGCCCGCGGGCCCGACCTATGGGGCGAACGCCTCATCGCGCCGGACCATGCCGTTCGACGACAACTGGCTGTTCCTGCGCGGCGAGGCGCCTGGCGGCGAACAACCCTCGTTCGATCACCATCTTTGGCGCCCTGTCCACCTGCCTCACGACTGGAGCATCGAGGATCTGCCTGGTGCGCCCAAGACGACGGGCGACTGGACGCCGGCGGTCGCGAACTGGACCGTAAAGCCCAGCACGAAAGGCATTCTGGAACGGATCTCGTCCGTCACCCTGCCGCCCACGGACGGCGCGCCGGTCCTCGTCGGCCCCTTCGATCCGGTCGCCTCCGGCCCCTCGCCGATGATGCGAGCCTACACGGTGGGCGGGACGGGTTGGTACCGGAAGGTGTTCACGCCGCCGCCAATCGGGCGGGATGACCGGATCGAGCTTTGCTTCGACGGTGCCTCGGTCGAGTGCGAGGTCTGGCTCAATGGCGAGAAGATCGGCGCGAACCGCTATGCCTACGCCGCCTTCAGCTTCGACATCACATCCCGTCTCAAGTCAGGACCCAACGTCCTGGCGGTCCGTGTCGTCAACCAGGGCGCCACGACGCGCTGGTACGCCGGTTCGGGCCTGAATCGACATGTCTGGCTGACCCTGACCGGTCCTGTCCGTATTTCGCCTTGGGGCGTGGCGGTCTCGACGCCGAAGGTCGACGCGGCCTCCGCGACGGTCGAGGTCGTGGTCGACCTTGAAAGTCATCTGGCGACCGCCGCGGAGGTGCGGATCCTGGCGACCGTGCGCGACGCCGCCGGCCGGGTCGCCGGACACGGTCAAGGCGTTCTGTCGCTGGCGCCAGCCGCCAAGAGCGAGCATCGCCTGACGATCGACCTGCCGCGTCCCCGGCTCTGGCATCCGGAAACGCCCAACCTCTATGCCGTGGAAATCTCGGTGCTCAGCCAAGGGCGGACCACCGACGCCGCCACGACCCGGTTTGGCGTGCGCACGATCGAGGTCTCCGCGCAGCAGGGACTGCGGCTCAACGGCAGACCGGTCAAGCTCAAGGGCGCATGCATCCATGCCGATCACGGCATCCTCGGAACGGCGTCGTTTGACCGGGCCGAGCGCCGCAAGGCCGAGATCCTCAAACGGTTCGGCTACAACGCCGTGCGTCTGGGTCACCAGATGTTCCCGCAAGCGTTTCTCGACGCCTGCGACGAGCTTGGCTTGATCGTGGTCGACGAGGTGTTTGACGCCTGGGAGGAGCACAAGACGCCCGAGGACCACGCCAAGTACTTCAAGGCCGACTGGCGAACGGACCTGACGCGGATGATCCGTCAGGACCGCAACCACCCCAGCGTCGTCTTCTGGAGCATCGGCAATGAGATCCCCGAGCGCGAGAAGCCGCGGGGCGCGGAGATCGCGGCCCAGTTGCGCGACCTGGTCCTTTCACTGGATCGCTCCCGTCCGATCACCGCGGGCATCAACGGTCCGACCGGCAAGCCAGGCGAGGTCGCTCGACGCAGCATCGACGTGGTCGGTTACAACTATCAGCTCAAGGACCACCTGGCCGATCACGCCGCCTATCCGGACATGGTGATCATGTCGACCGAGCAGTACGCGGCGGACATCCACGATGGCTGGCGCATGACCCAGGCCAATCCCTGGATGCTCGGCGAATTCGTCTGGTCCGGCATCGACTATCTCGGCGAGGTCGGCGTGGGCGGTTCGGACCTGCGCCCCACGACCGAAACCCCGCCCAAACGCGGCGACTTCCTCATTTTCCAATGGGAGTATCCGGCGTTCATCTCCGGCTGCGGCGAAATCGACATCCTGGGCCGGCGCAAGCCCCAGGGCCTTTATCGCGACGTGCTGTGGGAAAACAGCAAGCTGGAAATGCTCGTCCAGCGGCCGACGCCGCAAGGGACCTTCGAACGACTGGGGCCCTGGTCGTGGCCCGATGAACTGGAGAGCTGGACCTGGCCGGACCACGTCGGCGAGTCGATGACGGTGCGCGTCTACAGCCTGGGCGACGAGGTTCGCCTCCTCCTGAACGGCAAGGAGGTGGCCCGCAAGCCCGTGCTCACGCCGCAGGACCGGCTGACGGCCAGCTTCGAGGCGCCCTACGCGCCTGGCCAGTTGACGGCCGTGGCCTATCGCCAAGGCCGCGAGGTGGCGCGCAAGACGCTCCAGACGGTCGGCCCGCCCGCGAAGGTGCGTTTGTGGGCGGAAAGCGCCCGCATCACCGCATCGCCCAATGACCTGGCCTATGTGTTCGCTGAAATCCAGGACGACGAAGGCCGCCGGGTGCCCGACGCGCAAGTCCCTCTGACGTTCTCGATCGAAGGCCAGGGCGCCATCCGGGCCACCGGCTCGGCCAATCCGCGGGGCGTTAAGAGCTTCAGCGATCCGCGGACCCTCACCTTCCACGGCGAGGCGCTGGCGATCGTGCAGCCGAACGGTCAGCGGGGGCAAGCCCTCGTCCGGGTGGCGAGCCCCGACTTGAAGGGCGACGCCCTGACCGTCCGCGTCGGATGA
- a CDS encoding efflux RND transporter periplasmic adaptor subunit, whose protein sequence is MADTSDIDTFLGAKAKPWWSRHGKALLLTAAALVLFLVLSQCLRAKPATRYAVAPVEQRALSVVVSATGKLAPTNQVQVGSELSGLVTRVEADVNDRVRAGQTLALVDPSRFQDTVEQSRAALNADIAAVAQAKATLDQTVAQLARLEEVSRLSGGRVPAKTEMDQAARDRDRAAANLAAAQANVASARASLSSNVTQLTKTVIRSPVNGVVLARQIEPGQTVAASFNTPTLFVIAEDLSTMKLQVAIDEADVGAVREGQTASFTVDAFPGRTFPAVLKRIDVGSNLSAQTSSTAQSAVTGQVVSYGATLSVANPSLQLRPGMTATADIVTVARDRVLLVPNAALRFKPTGADAATGSTGPSPFGARPRPVRDDKAVVRGATRTVYVLDEAGRPRPVAITTGVTNGAVTEVLGGALRPGMSVITGVLAAAAPEQAKRPASEGGPRDGR, encoded by the coding sequence ATGGCCGATACCAGCGACATCGACACCTTCCTCGGCGCCAAGGCCAAGCCCTGGTGGAGCCGGCATGGCAAGGCGCTTTTGCTGACCGCGGCGGCCCTGGTGCTGTTTTTGGTCCTGAGCCAGTGCCTACGCGCCAAGCCGGCGACCCGATACGCCGTGGCGCCGGTCGAGCAGCGCGCCCTGTCCGTGGTCGTCTCGGCCACGGGTAAGTTGGCCCCGACTAATCAGGTTCAGGTCGGCTCGGAGCTGTCTGGCCTGGTCACGCGCGTCGAGGCCGATGTCAATGACCGGGTGAGGGCCGGCCAAACCCTGGCCCTTGTGGATCCCTCGCGGTTTCAGGACACGGTAGAGCAAAGCCGCGCGGCGCTGAACGCCGACATCGCCGCCGTGGCCCAGGCCAAGGCCACCCTCGATCAGACCGTCGCCCAGCTGGCGCGCCTGGAAGAGGTCAGCCGGCTTTCGGGCGGGCGGGTCCCGGCCAAGACGGAGATGGATCAGGCTGCGCGCGACCGCGACAGGGCGGCCGCCAACCTGGCGGCGGCCCAGGCCAATGTCGCCTCGGCGCGCGCGAGCTTGTCGTCCAATGTCACCCAACTGACCAAGACGGTGATCCGATCGCCCGTGAACGGGGTCGTCCTGGCCCGTCAGATCGAGCCGGGGCAGACGGTGGCGGCCTCTTTCAATACGCCCACCCTCTTCGTGATCGCCGAGGACCTCTCGACGATGAAGCTGCAGGTGGCGATCGACGAAGCCGACGTCGGCGCCGTGCGCGAGGGACAGACCGCGTCCTTCACAGTCGACGCCTTTCCTGGAAGGACCTTCCCCGCCGTTCTCAAGCGGATCGACGTCGGCTCCAATCTGAGCGCCCAGACCTCCAGCACCGCGCAGTCCGCCGTGACGGGCCAGGTGGTGTCTTACGGCGCGACCCTGAGTGTGGCCAATCCGAGCCTGCAGTTGCGGCCCGGCATGACCGCCACGGCCGACATCGTCACGGTCGCGCGTGATCGGGTGTTGCTGGTTCCCAACGCCGCCCTGCGCTTCAAGCCGACCGGCGCGGACGCGGCGACCGGTTCGACCGGGCCAAGCCCGTTTGGCGCCCGGCCGCGTCCCGTCAGGGACGACAAGGCGGTCGTTCGCGGCGCGACCCGCACGGTCTACGTGCTCGACGAGGCGGGGCGTCCTCGCCCGGTGGCCATCACCACTGGGGTGACCAATGGCGCGGTGACCGAGGTCCTGGGGGGCGCGCTTCGGCCCGGAATGTCGGTCATCACCGGCGTGCTGGCCGCGGCGGCGCCGGAGCAGGCCAAGCGACCGGCTTCGGAAGGCGGGCCGCGCGATGGTCGCTAG